In one window of Streptomyces sp. FXJ1.172 DNA:
- a CDS encoding FAD-dependent oxidoreductase, producing the protein MLRVAVVGSGPSGCYTAQSLVQRDPGVHVDVLDRLPCPYGLVRYGVAPDHEKIKSLQGSLRAVLEHERVRFLGGVRVGGPDGLPVERLRQLYHAVVYCVGAAADRRLGIPGEELPGSWSATDFVAWYSAHPDAADAGCLRGVRSAVVIGVGNVAVDVARMLVRGAAELHPTDIPQSALDTLTASGITDVHMVGRRGPAQARFTTKELRELGTVPGTEVTVQEAELATSAPDALTAVQRRNVEVLRGWAAAPPRQAERRIRLRFFLRPVELLEQDGRVAAVRFERTAPDGSGGVTGTGRYEEVPAQLVLRSVGYRGVPLEGLPFDVPSGTVPHREGRVLRDGVVSPGEYVAGWIKRGPTGVIGTNRPCAKETAASLLADAPALMAALAPEEPLAALRAAGIDPVPWQGWLAIERAEAALGARLGRNMVKLADWDALLGAARSA; encoded by the coding sequence GTGCTGCGTGTCGCCGTCGTCGGTTCGGGGCCGAGCGGGTGTTACACCGCCCAGAGCCTGGTCCAGCGGGATCCCGGGGTGCACGTGGACGTCCTGGACCGGCTGCCCTGCCCGTACGGCCTGGTCCGCTACGGCGTCGCCCCGGACCACGAGAAGATCAAGTCCCTGCAGGGCAGCCTCCGCGCGGTGCTGGAGCACGAGCGGGTGCGGTTCCTCGGCGGGGTCCGGGTCGGCGGTCCGGACGGGCTGCCCGTGGAGCGGCTGCGGCAGCTGTACCACGCGGTGGTGTACTGCGTCGGCGCCGCCGCCGACCGCCGGCTCGGCATTCCCGGCGAGGAGTTGCCGGGCAGTTGGTCGGCGACCGACTTCGTGGCCTGGTACAGCGCGCATCCGGACGCGGCCGACGCGGGCTGTCTGCGCGGCGTGCGCTCGGCCGTCGTCATCGGCGTGGGCAATGTGGCGGTGGACGTCGCACGGATGCTGGTCCGGGGGGCCGCGGAACTGCATCCGACGGACATCCCGCAGTCGGCCCTGGACACGCTGACCGCGAGCGGGATCACCGACGTCCACATGGTGGGCCGGCGCGGCCCGGCCCAGGCCCGCTTCACCACCAAGGAACTGCGCGAGCTGGGCACCGTCCCCGGCACCGAAGTGACCGTGCAGGAAGCCGAGTTGGCGACATCCGCGCCCGACGCGCTGACGGCTGTCCAGCGGCGCAACGTGGAGGTGCTGCGCGGCTGGGCGGCCGCTCCGCCCCGGCAGGCGGAGCGCCGGATCCGGCTGCGCTTCTTCCTGCGGCCCGTGGAACTGCTCGAGCAGGACGGCCGCGTGGCCGCCGTGCGCTTCGAGCGGACGGCGCCGGACGGGAGCGGGGGGGTGACGGGCACCGGGCGGTACGAGGAGGTGCCGGCCCAGTTGGTGCTGCGCTCGGTGGGCTATCGCGGAGTCCCGCTGGAGGGCCTGCCGTTCGACGTGCCGAGCGGCACCGTGCCGCACCGCGAGGGCCGTGTGCTGCGCGACGGGGTCGTCTCGCCGGGCGAGTACGTCGCCGGGTGGATCAAGCGCGGCCCGACAGGCGTCATCGGCACCAACCGGCCGTGCGCCAAGGAGACGGCGGCCTCCCTGCTCGCGGACGCCCCCGCGCTGATGGCGGCGCTGGCTCCCGAGGAGCCGCTGGCGGCGCTGCGGGCGGCGGGCATCGACCCCGTGCCGTGGCAGGGATGGCTGGCGATCGAGCGGGCGGAGGCCGCGCTCGGCGCGCGGCTCGGGCGGAACATGGTCAAGCTGGCCGACTGGGACGCGCTGCTGGGGGCGGCGCGGTCGGCGTAG
- a CDS encoding NADH:flavin oxidoreductase/NADH oxidase, producing MSALFEPITLREVTIPNRVWMPPMCQYSAEPEGPLTGAPQDWHFAHYAARATGGTGLIIVEATAVSPEGRISPYDLGLWNDTQTEAFRRITGFLTAQGTVPGIQLTHGGRKASTDRPWKGGAPVGPEAHGWQPVAPSAVPFDERHAIPTELTLDQISEIVGQFAAAARRARAAGFEVAEIHGAHGYLINEFLSPHSNRRSDAYGGSYENRTRFALEVVDAVRAVWPEDKPVFFRISATDWLQDGGWTTEDTVRFARDLHAHGVDLLDVSTGGNASGVTIPVKPGYQVPFAARVKAETPLPVAAVGLITEAGQAEKIVTNGEADAVLLGRELLRNPSWARHAARELGGEVGVPDQYHRSA from the coding sequence GTGAGCGCGCTCTTCGAGCCCATCACCCTGCGCGAAGTGACCATCCCCAACCGGGTGTGGATGCCCCCGATGTGCCAGTACTCGGCCGAGCCGGAGGGTCCGCTCACGGGTGCCCCGCAGGACTGGCACTTCGCGCACTACGCGGCGCGCGCCACGGGCGGCACCGGCCTGATCATCGTGGAGGCCACCGCGGTCTCGCCGGAGGGCCGGATCTCGCCGTACGACCTCGGCCTGTGGAACGACACACAGACGGAGGCCTTCCGCCGGATCACCGGCTTCCTCACCGCCCAGGGCACGGTGCCCGGGATCCAGTTGACCCACGGCGGCCGCAAGGCGTCGACCGACCGGCCCTGGAAGGGCGGCGCCCCGGTCGGCCCGGAGGCACACGGCTGGCAGCCGGTCGCCCCGAGCGCCGTGCCCTTCGACGAACGCCACGCCATACCCACCGAGCTGACGCTCGATCAAATCAGCGAAATCGTCGGCCAGTTCGCCGCCGCGGCCCGACGGGCGCGGGCCGCCGGCTTCGAGGTCGCCGAGATCCACGGCGCCCACGGCTACCTGATCAACGAGTTCCTCTCGCCACACTCCAACCGCCGCAGCGACGCCTACGGCGGCTCGTACGAGAACCGCACCCGGTTCGCCCTCGAGGTCGTGGACGCCGTGCGGGCGGTGTGGCCCGAGGACAAGCCGGTGTTCTTCCGCATCTCGGCCACCGACTGGCTGCAGGACGGCGGCTGGACCACCGAGGACACCGTCCGCTTCGCCCGCGATCTGCACGCCCACGGTGTGGACCTCCTCGACGTCTCCACCGGCGGCAACGCCTCCGGTGTGACCATTCCGGTCAAGCCCGGCTATCAGGTGCCGTTCGCCGCCCGGGTGAAGGCCGAGACCCCGCTACCCGTCGCCGCCGTAGGCCTGATCACCGAGGCCGGGCAGGCCGAGAAGATCGTCACGAACGGCGAGGCCGACGCCGTGCTGCTGGGCCGCGAGCTGCTGCGCAACCCGTCCTGGGCCCGGCACGCGGCCCGCGAACTGGGCGGCGAGGTCGGTGTGCCGGACCAGTACCACCGGTCGGCCTGA
- a CDS encoding ArsR/SmtB family transcription factor codes for MTDTAAAGRALPHPEPAEIRLEAVLHALSDPMRLRIVRELAADEAELSCSHFVLPVTKSTTTHHFRVLRESGVIRQVYRGTAKMSVLRRDDLDGLFPGLLDCLLAAADRQSERLGDGT; via the coding sequence ATGACCGACACCGCCGCCGCCGGCCGTGCCCTGCCGCACCCGGAGCCGGCGGAGATCCGGCTGGAGGCCGTGCTGCACGCGCTCTCGGATCCGATGCGGTTGCGGATCGTCCGTGAACTGGCAGCCGACGAGGCCGAGTTGTCGTGCTCCCACTTCGTCCTGCCGGTGACCAAGTCCACCACCACCCACCACTTCCGGGTGCTGCGTGAGAGCGGGGTCATCCGGCAGGTGTACCGGGGGACGGCCAAGATGAGCGTGCTGCGCCGGGACGATCTGGACGGCCTCTTCCCGGGACTTCTCGACTGTCTCCTGGCCGCCGCGGACCGGCAATCCGAACGCCTCGGCGACGGAACCTGA
- a CDS encoding TetR/AcrR family transcriptional regulator — protein sequence MSPRSASVNEELRRRSRERLLQAAVELVGEHGFEATTLGDIADRAGSARGLVSYYFPGKRQLVQSAVHRLMHRTLEEALEREPRTEDGRERLARAIDAILGLARDQPVLMRQHMAGLLQAEGFVQCPEQQRLGELLGDTVARYGSQNVSADYPRLRALLMGAVYAALMPGAPMPVPVLRAELFQRYGLDSSLGVPPESGTAAEARGQDLSRFFATEERPDRT from the coding sequence ATGTCCCCGCGCAGCGCCTCGGTCAATGAAGAGTTGCGGCGGCGTTCCCGGGAGCGGCTGTTGCAGGCGGCCGTGGAGCTGGTCGGCGAGCACGGGTTCGAGGCCACCACCCTGGGCGACATCGCGGACCGGGCCGGTTCGGCACGCGGCCTGGTGTCGTACTACTTCCCTGGAAAGCGCCAGTTGGTGCAGTCCGCCGTGCACCGGCTGATGCACCGCACCCTGGAGGAGGCGCTGGAGCGCGAGCCGCGCACCGAGGACGGCCGGGAGCGGCTGGCCCGTGCCATCGACGCGATCCTGGGCCTCGCCCGCGACCAGCCCGTGCTCATGCGCCAGCACATGGCGGGCCTGCTCCAGGCGGAGGGCTTCGTACAGTGCCCGGAACAGCAGCGGCTGGGCGAGCTGCTCGGGGACACCGTCGCCCGGTACGGCTCGCAGAACGTCTCCGCCGACTACCCGAGGCTGCGGGCCCTGCTGATGGGGGCGGTGTACGCGGCGCTGATGCCCGGGGCGCCGATGCCCGTTCCGGTGCTGCGGGCCGAACTGTTCCAGCGGTACGGGCTCGACTCGTCGCTGGGTGTGCCGCCGGAGAGCGGGACGGCCGCCGAGGCACGGGGGCAGGACCTGTCCCGGTTCTTCGCCACGGAGGAACGGCCGGACCGGACCTGA
- a CDS encoding M56 family metallopeptidase — MMVPVALLLLGVLTAVAGPRLLARADWVDREPVVALWAWQCVVAAVLLCCALSMTLSAAAAWEAVRGNVFGPAPRAVVDAYALGTAGPWAAPTAVVLASGGLWSLAMLVREVVRSRARRRTRRAELLVRAPLLPGEEPVRGRLVVLEGERPDAWWLPGAAPQLVITTAALRRLKGRQLDALLAHEQGHAQARHDWLLHSSAALAGGFPQVPVFAAFRDEMHRLVELAADDTASRRFGRLTTALALVELNEERGVFGPSPTPQAHVPQRVHRLLSAPDRLPALHRLRLTALAALVPVIPVLVALVPALRALG, encoded by the coding sequence ATGATGGTCCCCGTGGCACTGCTGCTGCTCGGCGTCCTGACCGCCGTCGCCGGTCCCCGGCTGCTCGCCCGGGCCGACTGGGTGGACCGCGAACCGGTCGTCGCCCTCTGGGCGTGGCAGTGCGTCGTGGCGGCCGTCCTGCTGTGCTGCGCGCTGTCGATGACGCTGAGCGCGGCCGCGGCCTGGGAGGCGGTGCGGGGGAACGTGTTCGGGCCGGCGCCGCGCGCGGTCGTGGACGCGTACGCGCTCGGCACGGCTGGTCCGTGGGCCGCGCCGACCGCCGTCGTGCTCGCCTCCGGTGGCCTGTGGAGCCTCGCGATGCTGGTGCGCGAGGTCGTACGGTCCCGGGCGCGGCGGCGCACCCGGCGGGCCGAACTCCTCGTGCGCGCACCGCTGTTGCCCGGTGAGGAGCCGGTGCGCGGTCGCCTGGTGGTGCTCGAGGGCGAGCGTCCCGACGCCTGGTGGCTGCCCGGTGCGGCGCCCCAGCTCGTCATCACCACGGCGGCGCTGCGCCGTCTCAAGGGGCGTCAGCTGGACGCGCTCCTCGCGCATGAGCAGGGCCATGCGCAGGCCCGGCACGACTGGCTGCTGCACAGCTCGGCCGCGCTGGCGGGCGGATTCCCGCAGGTGCCGGTGTTCGCCGCGTTCCGGGACGAGATGCACCGGCTGGTCGAACTGGCCGCGGACGACACGGCCTCCCGGCGCTTCGGCCGGCTGACGACCGCGCTGGCCCTGGTCGAACTCAACGAGGAGCGGGGCGTGTTCGGCCCCTCACCCACCCCGCAGGCGCATGTCCCGCAACGCGTCCACCGCCTGCTGTCCGCCCCGGACCGCCTTCCCGCCCTGCACCGGCTCCGGCTGACGGCCCTGGCCGCGCTGGTGCCGGTGATCCCGGTACTGGTGGCGCTGGTACCGGCGTTGCGGGCACTCGGCTGA
- a CDS encoding MarR family winged helix-turn-helix transcriptional regulator: MTARNGGPAPAGDPADAGPGGGADRTGSGSGNGPGSGSGNGSGSATGTHSGTGTVTGEGGSAGTAPGDTVAAVVRQWQAVHPELDTGPMEVIGRINRCAALLQQAEDAPLRRAGLSRPEFDLLGALRRTGHELTPGDLVRETFSSGAAVTKRLKQLTERGLVERRGDTRDRRVAHLRLTDAGRDLVDGILPEQLAYESTVLSVLAPARQGELAGMLGELLSRLEGRTGALRA; this comes from the coding sequence ATGACGGCGAGGAACGGCGGACCGGCGCCCGCGGGCGACCCGGCAGACGCGGGCCCGGGCGGCGGAGCGGACCGGACCGGCTCCGGCTCCGGGAACGGCCCCGGCTCCGGCTCCGGGAATGGCTCCGGCTCCGCAACCGGTACCCATTCCGGGACCGGCACGGTCACCGGCGAGGGCGGCAGTGCCGGCACCGCGCCGGGTGACACCGTCGCCGCGGTCGTCCGGCAGTGGCAGGCCGTGCACCCCGAGCTGGACACCGGACCCATGGAGGTCATCGGCCGGATCAACCGCTGTGCCGCCCTGCTCCAGCAGGCCGAGGACGCGCCCCTGCGCCGCGCCGGTCTCAGCCGCCCGGAGTTCGACCTGCTCGGCGCGCTGCGCCGCACCGGCCACGAGCTGACCCCGGGGGACCTGGTCCGTGAGACCTTCTCCTCCGGGGCCGCCGTCACCAAGCGGCTCAAGCAGCTGACCGAACGCGGTCTGGTCGAGCGGCGCGGTGACACCCGCGACCGCCGTGTCGCCCACCTCCGGCTCACCGACGCAGGGCGCGACCTGGTCGACGGCATCCTCCCCGAGCAACTCGCCTACGAGTCCACCGTCCTGTCCGTCCTGGCCCCCGCGAGGCAAGGCGAACTCGCCGGGATGCTGGGGGAGTTGCTCAGCCGTCTGGAGGGCCGGACGGGAGCGCTGCGGGCGTAG
- a CDS encoding DUF6214 family protein, producing MLEASFLDLSALNLSERNAEDGAVSVWPAWEVREHGGTLSWFHLRLSFPDGAGVDALAVVREGRVSIEDVRAEPALSLADLSVLADWIQGPLFASCGVTAERTERTEGREEEREEGAFAGAGEGWMTVWRAGRTRKPSEKPAGKAGGRSATARTVVGRMPAAGRGAAPVRECGARGRPGRVASRGG from the coding sequence GTGCTGGAAGCGTCCTTTCTTGATCTTTCTGCTCTCAATCTTTCCGAACGGAACGCGGAGGACGGCGCGGTGTCCGTGTGGCCCGCGTGGGAGGTGCGTGAGCACGGCGGCACCCTGTCCTGGTTCCACCTCCGGCTCTCCTTCCCCGACGGCGCCGGGGTCGACGCCCTGGCCGTCGTGCGCGAGGGCCGCGTCTCCATCGAGGACGTCCGGGCCGAGCCGGCCCTGTCCCTCGCCGACCTGTCGGTGCTCGCCGACTGGATCCAGGGCCCGCTGTTCGCGTCGTGCGGCGTGACGGCGGAGAGGACGGAGAGGACGGAGGGGAGGGAGGAGGAGAGGGAGGAGGGGGCGTTTGCGGGGGCGGGCGAGGGGTGGATGACGGTGTGGCGCGCGGGTCGTACGAGGAAGCCGAGCGAGAAGCCGGCCGGGAAGGCGGGCGGGAGGAGCGCGACCGCTCGGACGGTCGTGGGCCGGATGCCTGCGGCGGGCCGGGGGGCGGCCCCTGTGCGGGAGTGCGGCGCGCGCGGCCGGCCTGGCCGCGTGGCATCGAGGGGCGGCTGA
- a CDS encoding VOC family protein, whose protein sequence is MEFDKPVTGGPCWTELGTNDLEGAKRFYAELFGWRPETDPRPEAGGYTMAHLGDVPVAALTPLYQKAQPVAWNVSFAVPDADAAGRRVEEAGGTVVVGPMDVFDVGRFAVALDPTGAAFQLWQARSFRGAGLFNAPGTLGWVELATRDTARARDFYTTVFDWSAESSEWYTQWALGGAEFGGMADMGDRFPPEVPAHWMPYFAVADVDAAAEVAERAGGAVVVAPVTVPDGPRIAVLRDPQGAEFGVHVSDMEG, encoded by the coding sequence ATGGAGTTCGACAAGCCGGTGACCGGCGGCCCGTGCTGGACCGAGCTGGGGACGAACGATCTGGAGGGGGCCAAGCGGTTCTACGCCGAGTTGTTCGGGTGGCGGCCGGAGACGGATCCACGGCCCGAGGCGGGCGGGTACACGATGGCGCACCTGGGTGACGTCCCCGTCGCCGCGCTCACCCCGCTGTACCAGAAGGCCCAGCCGGTGGCGTGGAACGTCTCCTTCGCCGTGCCGGACGCGGACGCGGCGGGACGGCGCGTGGAGGAGGCCGGCGGGACGGTGGTCGTCGGCCCGATGGACGTGTTCGACGTGGGCCGGTTCGCGGTCGCCCTCGACCCGACGGGTGCCGCGTTCCAGCTGTGGCAGGCGCGGTCCTTCCGGGGCGCCGGGCTGTTCAACGCGCCCGGCACGCTCGGCTGGGTGGAGCTGGCCACCCGGGACACCGCTCGGGCCCGGGACTTCTACACCACCGTGTTCGACTGGAGCGCCGAATCCTCCGAGTGGTACACGCAGTGGGCGCTCGGCGGCGCGGAGTTCGGCGGCATGGCCGACATGGGCGACCGGTTCCCGCCCGAGGTGCCGGCGCACTGGATGCCGTACTTCGCGGTGGCCGACGTGGACGCCGCGGCCGAGGTCGCGGAGCGGGCGGGCGGGGCCGTCGTCGTGGCCCCCGTGACGGTGCCGGACGGCCCGCGCATCGCCGTGCTGCGGGACCCGCAGGGCGCGGAGTTCGGGGTGCATGTGTCGGACATGGAGGGCTGA
- a CDS encoding FUSC family protein — MSSATPHRLPLAGVLRLGRPSDIWFKPALSVVAAVAPPNLILLALGHLDLAMYTMAGSLCALYGHNRPYAARARVLAWVVLGMVGGLAVSLLAASLTSDAVVLVTVGAVMAAAQKTVCDATRLGPPANVVLTFISSASLFAPQTLGQVPGHVGLALTAGAWAWLVGMAPGLLRPHGPERRATARALNAAAAYAATRGTGDGHAKARAASAAAIHAAWQSLLAPGARPDRARRALEQLLVRAEVALAAPADCDPARLRAWARELRGTGRIPRVANPRAAVGELLGVDLDLELARPTSPLRHRLAPLAPIAVRTAIGCALAGYASLALGVGRPYWALVTAASLYQANVTLTWSRGVQRVVGNLLGVLAFAALAPLAHLHPAALVLCCLALNFGAEALIGRNYWLGSVCVTPMALLVTEFARTQDPGRLMTERALDTLVGALAGFAAAVAVTNRRAGDRLEQALTTAERARENTARLLAEPHPAPAVLESARRALAAALADLRATADAAAGEWWQRALPEERVVLAEQAGHRTLAATVRRQGFVPGQDEDQTWGRGQDPDRATEDIRP, encoded by the coding sequence ATGAGCAGTGCGACCCCACACCGACTTCCCCTCGCCGGGGTGCTCCGCCTCGGGCGGCCCTCCGACATCTGGTTCAAGCCCGCGCTGAGCGTGGTCGCCGCGGTCGCCCCGCCCAACCTGATCCTGCTGGCGCTGGGCCACCTCGATCTCGCCATGTACACGATGGCCGGATCCCTGTGCGCGCTCTACGGCCACAACCGGCCCTATGCCGCCCGGGCCCGCGTCCTGGCCTGGGTGGTGCTCGGCATGGTCGGCGGCCTGGCGGTCTCGCTGCTCGCCGCTTCGCTCACCAGCGACGCCGTCGTCCTGGTCACCGTCGGCGCCGTCATGGCCGCCGCGCAGAAGACCGTGTGCGACGCCACCCGGCTCGGACCGCCCGCCAACGTCGTCCTCACCTTCATCAGCTCCGCCTCGCTGTTCGCACCGCAGACCCTCGGCCAGGTCCCGGGACACGTGGGGCTGGCCCTGACGGCGGGCGCCTGGGCCTGGCTGGTCGGTATGGCGCCCGGCCTGCTGCGCCCGCACGGCCCAGAACGGCGCGCCACCGCCCGGGCCCTGAACGCCGCCGCCGCGTACGCCGCCACGCGCGGCACCGGCGACGGACATGCCAAGGCCCGCGCGGCGAGCGCCGCCGCGATCCACGCCGCCTGGCAGTCGCTGCTCGCCCCCGGCGCCCGCCCCGACCGCGCCCGGCGTGCCCTCGAACAGCTCCTGGTGCGCGCCGAGGTCGCCCTCGCCGCCCCGGCCGACTGCGACCCGGCCCGGCTGCGCGCCTGGGCCCGCGAGCTGCGCGGCACCGGCCGCATACCGCGGGTCGCGAACCCGCGCGCAGCCGTCGGCGAACTCCTCGGCGTCGACCTCGACCTCGAACTCGCCCGGCCGACAAGCCCGTTGAGGCACCGGCTCGCCCCCCTCGCGCCGATCGCCGTGCGCACCGCGATCGGCTGCGCCCTCGCCGGCTACGCCTCCCTCGCGCTCGGCGTCGGCCGTCCCTACTGGGCCCTGGTCACGGCGGCCTCCCTCTACCAGGCCAACGTCACCCTCACCTGGAGCCGGGGCGTCCAGCGCGTCGTCGGCAACCTCCTCGGCGTGCTCGCCTTCGCCGCCCTCGCCCCGCTCGCCCATCTGCACCCGGCCGCCCTGGTGCTGTGCTGCCTCGCCCTCAACTTCGGCGCCGAGGCACTGATCGGCCGCAACTACTGGCTCGGCAGCGTCTGCGTGACCCCGATGGCCCTGCTCGTCACCGAGTTCGCCCGCACGCAGGACCCGGGGCGGCTGATGACCGAACGGGCCCTGGACACCCTCGTCGGCGCGCTGGCCGGCTTCGCCGCCGCCGTCGCCGTGACCAACCGGCGCGCGGGCGACCGCCTCGAACAGGCCCTGACCACGGCGGAACGCGCCCGTGAGAACACCGCCCGGCTGCTGGCCGAGCCACACCCGGCACCCGCCGTCCTGGAGTCCGCCCGCCGTGCCCTGGCCGCCGCCCTGGCCGACCTGCGCGCCACGGCCGACGCCGCCGCCGGCGAATGGTGGCAGCGCGCCCTGCCCGAGGAGCGGGTCGTGCTCGCCGAACAGGCCGGACACCGTACGCTCGCGGCGACGGTACGACGGCAGGGGTTCGTGCCGGGGCAGGACGAGGACCAGACCTGGGGCCGGGGGCAGGACCCGGACCGGGCGACGGAGGACATACGGCCATGA
- a CDS encoding DUF5134 domain-containing protein, with the protein MHGPVPAAWLLVALCAATGVYCLLRMRSAVEEQRRAAGGEALMGFGMAVMAVPAAVFTPPRWAWPLYAAVFGAAALRALWSARTVPHHVHHLVGTSAMVYMSVAMAAVPPAAHHEHGGFGVPLLTGALLVYFTGYVLLAGARLVPAAVAVAGSGPVRWGDRPELARACRLSMGIGMVAMLLAM; encoded by the coding sequence GTGCACGGACCGGTACCGGCGGCCTGGCTGCTGGTCGCGCTGTGCGCGGCGACCGGGGTCTACTGCCTGCTGCGGATGCGCAGCGCGGTGGAGGAGCAGCGCCGGGCCGCGGGCGGCGAGGCGCTGATGGGCTTCGGCATGGCCGTGATGGCCGTACCGGCGGCGGTCTTCACTCCGCCGCGGTGGGCATGGCCGCTGTACGCGGCCGTCTTCGGGGCGGCGGCGCTGCGCGCGCTGTGGTCGGCCCGCACCGTGCCGCACCATGTGCACCACCTGGTGGGCACGTCGGCGATGGTCTACATGTCGGTGGCGATGGCCGCGGTCCCGCCCGCCGCGCACCATGAGCACGGCGGTTTCGGCGTGCCGTTGCTGACCGGCGCGCTCCTCGTGTATTTCACGGGGTACGTGCTGCTCGCCGGGGCCCGTCTGGTGCCCGCCGCGGTCGCGGTGGCCGGGTCCGGGCCCGTGCGCTGGGGCGACCGCCCGGAGCTGGCGCGGGCGTGCCGGCTGTCGATGGGGATCGGCATGGTGGCGATGCTGCTCGCCATGTGA
- a CDS encoding VOC family protein, giving the protein MVHVLSSRTLLTPTDPERSRVFYGEQLGLSVYREFGTGPERGTVYFLGGGFLEVSGRSETPPAPAVRLWLQVDDVTAAHDDLRAKGVAIARPPVKEPWGLIEMWITDPDGVRIALVEIPPDHPMRYRPGI; this is encoded by the coding sequence ATGGTGCACGTACTCAGCAGCCGGACGCTGCTCACCCCCACCGACCCCGAGCGCTCCCGCGTCTTCTACGGCGAGCAGCTGGGGCTGTCCGTCTACCGCGAGTTCGGTACCGGCCCCGAGCGCGGGACGGTCTACTTCCTCGGCGGCGGCTTCCTGGAGGTCTCCGGGCGGTCCGAGACCCCGCCGGCGCCCGCGGTACGGCTGTGGCTGCAGGTCGACGACGTGACGGCCGCGCACGACGACCTGCGGGCGAAGGGCGTCGCCATCGCCCGGCCACCGGTGAAGGAGCCTTGGGGCCTGATCGAGATGTGGATCACCGACCCGGACGGCGTCCGCATCGCCCTGGTGGAGATCCCGCCGGACCATCCGATGCGGTACCGCCCGGGAATCTGA
- a CDS encoding GNAT family N-acetyltransferase, whose product MAGLPSTLAQPRPRSKGRRMDTPATGLTFRAATDADVDALVALIESAYRGDSSRAGWTTEADILQGQRTDPEGVLEVIKSPDSRLLTVERDGRVIACCQLEHRGDHAYFGMFAVSPTLQGAGLGKVIMAEAERRVREEWGVTEMHMTVISVRDDLIAWYERRGYRRTGKMTPFPYGDERFGIPQRADLQFELLVKPLA is encoded by the coding sequence ATGGCAGGGTTACCCTCGACCCTGGCTCAGCCACGCCCGAGATCGAAAGGCCGCCGTATGGACACCCCCGCCACCGGACTCACCTTCCGCGCCGCGACGGACGCCGACGTGGACGCCCTGGTCGCGCTGATCGAGTCGGCGTACCGCGGCGACTCCAGCCGGGCCGGGTGGACCACCGAGGCGGACATCCTGCAGGGGCAGCGCACCGACCCCGAGGGTGTGCTCGAGGTGATCAAGTCGCCGGACAGCCGGCTGCTGACCGTGGAGCGGGACGGCCGCGTCATCGCCTGCTGCCAGCTCGAACACCGCGGCGACCACGCCTACTTCGGCATGTTCGCCGTCAGCCCCACGCTGCAGGGCGCCGGCCTCGGCAAGGTGATCATGGCCGAGGCGGAGCGCCGGGTCCGCGAGGAGTGGGGCGTCACCGAGATGCACATGACGGTGATCTCCGTACGGGACGACCTCATCGCCTGGTACGAGCGCCGCGGCTACCGCCGTACGGGAAAGATGACGCCCTTCCCGTACGGCGACGAGCGCTTCGGCATCCCGCAGCGCGCGGACCTCCAGTTCGAGCTGCTGGTCAAGCCGTTGGCGTGA